In Streptomyces sp. NBC_00878, a single window of DNA contains:
- the panB gene encoding 3-methyl-2-oxobutanoate hydroxymethyltransferase: MTQLSAAQKTTDSSGRALYGGKGTRRITVRDITTAKERGEKWPMLTAYDAMTASVFDEAGIPVMLVGDSAGNCHLGYETTVPVTLDEMTMLSAAVVRGTSRALIVGDLPFGSYQEGPVQALRSATRLVKEAGVGAVKLEGGERSHRQIELLVESGIPVMAHIGLTPQSVNSMGYRVQGRGEEAAQQLLRDAKAVQDAGAFAVVLELVPAELAAEVTRVLHIPTVGIGAGPDTDAQVLVWTDMLGLTGGKMPRFVKQYANLREVMGDAAKAFADDVVGGTFPLEEHSVH, encoded by the coding sequence ATGACGCAGCTTTCGGCTGCCCAGAAGACCACCGACAGCAGCGGTAGGGCGCTGTACGGCGGCAAGGGCACACGTCGCATCACCGTCCGCGACATCACCACCGCCAAGGAGCGCGGCGAGAAGTGGCCGATGCTCACGGCGTACGACGCGATGACCGCGTCCGTCTTCGACGAGGCCGGTATCCCGGTCATGCTCGTCGGCGACTCGGCGGGCAACTGCCACCTCGGGTACGAGACGACCGTACCCGTCACCCTCGACGAGATGACCATGCTCTCGGCCGCCGTCGTACGGGGCACCTCGCGCGCCCTGATCGTCGGCGACCTCCCCTTCGGGTCGTACCAGGAGGGACCGGTGCAGGCCCTGCGCTCGGCCACGCGACTGGTGAAGGAGGCCGGGGTCGGGGCGGTGAAGCTGGAGGGCGGCGAGCGGTCGCACCGCCAGATCGAGCTGCTCGTGGAGTCCGGCATCCCGGTGATGGCGCACATCGGCCTCACCCCCCAGTCCGTGAACTCGATGGGGTACCGCGTCCAGGGCCGCGGCGAGGAAGCCGCCCAGCAGCTGCTGCGGGACGCCAAGGCCGTGCAGGACGCGGGGGCGTTCGCGGTGGTGCTGGAGCTGGTGCCGGCGGAGCTGGCGGCCGAGGTGACGCGGGTCCTGCACATTCCGACGGTCGGGATCGGGGCAGGGCCCGACACGGACGCACAGGTTCTGGTGTGGACGGACATGCTGGGGCTGACCGGCGGCAAGATGCCTCGGTTCGTGAAGCAGTACGCCAATCTGCGTGAGGTCATGGGCGACGCGGCGAAGGCCTTCGCCGACGACGTCGTCGGCGGAACGTTCCCTCTGGAGGAGCACTCCGTCCACTAG
- a CDS encoding MFS transporter: MTTPAVPASRIPEAVHRRRWAILGVLMLSLLIVVLDNSILNVAIKTISTPAPTGLGATQSELEWAINAYTLVFAGLLFSAGLLGDRLGRKKVLLGGLVVFGVGSALAAFSGTPVQLIAFRAVMGLGAAFVMPATLAVLMNVFERDEQPKAIGIWAGGVGLAIAIGPITGGVLLDHFWWGSVFLINVPIVLIALALMVWLVPDSRDPKPGRIDPVGVVLSVIGLVLLVYGIIKGGQLADFTDPTVLATIGAGLAVLVGFVVFEKRSSHPSIDVTYFKDKVFSAAISAIALVFFALMGVTFFAVFYTQSVRGYSPLQTGLLMLPLAVAQLVFAPRARLVVDRFGNKATTTGGMLLIAAMLAAFATLEADTPIWILEVIFFLMGTGMAHIMTPTSVVIMQALPREKAGSASALSNTFRQVGGALGIAVLGSVLSAAYRSGIEDKLPAAARHTAGESIEATLGFAAKLGPQGDALVGPAHDAFLHAMHVTALCGAGVAVVGAVVVGLFLPGRTPAPDERETELVSADQ, from the coding sequence ATGACAACTCCCGCCGTTCCCGCCTCCCGCATACCGGAAGCCGTGCACCGGCGCCGCTGGGCGATCCTCGGTGTCCTGATGCTGAGCCTGCTGATCGTCGTCCTGGACAACTCGATCCTGAACGTCGCGATCAAGACCATCTCGACACCCGCTCCGACCGGCCTGGGGGCCACCCAGAGCGAACTCGAATGGGCCATCAACGCCTACACCCTCGTCTTCGCCGGTCTGCTCTTCTCCGCGGGCCTCCTCGGTGACCGGCTCGGGCGCAAGAAGGTCCTGCTCGGCGGACTCGTCGTCTTCGGTGTCGGCTCGGCGCTCGCGGCCTTCTCCGGCACACCGGTCCAGCTCATCGCGTTCCGCGCGGTGATGGGCCTCGGCGCCGCCTTTGTGATGCCGGCCACCCTCGCCGTCCTGATGAACGTCTTCGAGCGCGACGAACAGCCGAAGGCCATCGGCATCTGGGCGGGCGGCGTCGGCCTCGCCATCGCCATCGGGCCGATCACCGGCGGCGTACTCCTCGACCACTTCTGGTGGGGGTCCGTCTTCCTGATCAACGTGCCGATCGTCCTCATCGCGCTGGCCCTGATGGTCTGGCTCGTCCCCGACTCGCGCGACCCGAAGCCGGGCCGGATCGACCCGGTGGGCGTGGTGCTCTCCGTCATCGGGCTCGTCCTGCTCGTCTACGGCATCATCAAGGGCGGCCAGCTCGCCGACTTCACGGACCCCACGGTCCTCGCGACCATCGGCGCCGGACTCGCCGTACTCGTCGGCTTCGTGGTGTTCGAGAAGCGCAGCAGCCACCCGTCGATCGACGTCACGTACTTCAAGGACAAGGTCTTCTCGGCGGCGATCAGCGCCATCGCGCTCGTGTTCTTCGCGCTGATGGGCGTCACCTTCTTCGCCGTCTTCTACACCCAGAGCGTGCGCGGCTACTCGCCGCTGCAGACCGGCCTGCTGATGCTGCCGCTGGCCGTCGCGCAGCTCGTCTTCGCGCCGCGCGCCCGGCTGGTCGTGGACCGCTTCGGCAACAAGGCCACCACCACCGGCGGCATGCTCCTGATCGCCGCCATGCTGGCCGCGTTCGCCACGCTGGAGGCGGACACGCCGATCTGGATCCTGGAGGTCATCTTCTTCCTGATGGGCACCGGCATGGCGCACATCATGACGCCCACCAGCGTCGTGATCATGCAGGCCCTGCCCCGCGAGAAGGCCGGCTCCGCCTCCGCGCTCAGCAACACGTTCCGCCAGGTCGGCGGCGCCCTCGGCATCGCCGTACTCGGCTCGGTCCTGTCCGCCGCGTACCGCTCGGGCATCGAGGACAAGCTGCCCGCCGCCGCCCGGCACACCGCGGGCGAGTCGATCGAGGCGACGCTCGGCTTCGCGGCGAAGCTCGGCCCGCAGGGTGACGCCCTCGTCGGGCCGGCCCACGACGCCTTCCTGCACGCGATGCATGTCACCGCCCTGTGCGGCGCGGGCGTCGCCGTCGTCGGCGCGGTGGTCGTGGGTCTGTTCCTGCCGGGCCGTACGCCGGCCCCGGACGAGCGGGAGACGGAGTTGGTGAGCGCGGACCAATGA
- a CDS encoding TetR/AcrR family transcriptional regulator → MGVAEREAGAAGEGGAARGRPRSEAVERAIIEGVMRLLEEGVPLADISIERIARIAGVGKATIYRRWRGREELFCDVLRTAEQPDPELPGVSMREDLIILLESLRQRGLANRSSVILHNVHAQMKSSPKLWKVYHSAVIEPRRRMTLDVLRRGRRNGEIRADIDLELINDIFTGPMLVRSVVRPDAELEEGLSELIVDTVLEGLRPGRP, encoded by the coding sequence GTGGGCGTCGCGGAGCGGGAGGCGGGGGCGGCAGGTGAGGGCGGGGCCGCCAGGGGGCGCCCACGCAGCGAGGCGGTGGAGCGCGCGATCATCGAGGGCGTCATGAGGCTGCTGGAGGAGGGCGTCCCGCTCGCGGACATCTCCATCGAGCGGATCGCCCGTATCGCCGGTGTGGGAAAGGCCACCATCTACCGGCGGTGGAGGGGCCGCGAGGAGCTCTTCTGCGACGTCCTGCGCACCGCGGAACAGCCCGACCCCGAGTTGCCCGGTGTCTCCATGCGCGAGGACCTGATCATCCTGCTCGAATCACTGCGTCAACGCGGCCTGGCCAACCGCTCGTCGGTGATCCTGCACAACGTTCACGCGCAGATGAAGAGCAGCCCCAAGCTGTGGAAGGTGTACCACTCGGCCGTCATCGAACCGCGCCGCCGGATGACCCTCGACGTGCTGCGCCGCGGCCGGCGGAACGGCGAGATCCGCGCGGACATCGACCTCGAACTGATCAACGACATCTTCACCGGCCCCATGCTCGTACGCTCCGTCGTCCGCCCGGACGCCGAACTGGAGGAGGGCCTGTCCGAACTGATCGTCGATACGGTCCTGGAGGGGCTGCGGCCCGGCCGCCCCTGA
- a CDS encoding endonuclease/exonuclease/phosphatase family protein has translation MAQAYMTETGSDGQGPERRGSRLRRLLTSLRRDRGIWRRGIILAVCAVLLALVMGLHTQIPNTIGNLGSLTDTFLPWGAILIAVLLVLALVRRSATALIAVLLPAIVWLNLFGELLTDRTGSGGNLTVATHNVNADNPDPAGTARDVAASGADVLALEELTDSAVPVYEKALAAGFKYHSVQGTVGLWSKYPLSAISPVGIELGWTRAMRATITAPEGKLAVYVAHLPSVRVKLEAGFTARQRDKSANALGEAIADEKLPQVALLGDLNGTMNDRALTAVTSQLRSTQGAAGSGFGFSWPASFPMARIDQILVRGVEPVTSWTLPETGSDHLPIAARVKLSATDS, from the coding sequence ATGGCGCAGGCGTACATGACGGAGACGGGCAGTGACGGCCAGGGGCCCGAACGCAGAGGATCCCGGCTTCGGCGCCTGCTCACCTCCCTCCGCAGAGACCGGGGCATCTGGCGGCGCGGCATCATCCTCGCCGTGTGCGCCGTCCTGCTCGCCCTGGTCATGGGGCTGCACACGCAGATCCCGAACACCATCGGCAACCTCGGCAGCCTCACGGACACGTTCCTGCCCTGGGGAGCCATCCTCATCGCGGTGCTGCTCGTCCTCGCGCTGGTCCGCAGGTCCGCGACCGCGCTGATCGCTGTTCTGCTGCCGGCGATCGTCTGGCTCAACCTCTTCGGCGAACTGCTCACCGACCGGACCGGCAGCGGCGGAAACCTGACGGTCGCCACGCACAACGTCAACGCCGACAACCCGGACCCGGCCGGCACGGCCCGCGATGTGGCCGCGTCCGGCGCCGACGTGCTGGCCCTGGAGGAGCTGACGGACTCGGCGGTCCCGGTGTACGAGAAGGCCCTCGCCGCCGGGTTCAAGTACCACTCCGTGCAGGGCACCGTCGGCCTGTGGAGCAAGTACCCGCTGAGCGCGATCAGCCCCGTCGGTATCGAGCTCGGCTGGACGCGCGCGATGCGGGCGACGATCACCGCGCCCGAGGGGAAGCTCGCGGTCTACGTGGCCCATCTCCCGTCCGTACGGGTGAAGTTGGAGGCCGGGTTCACGGCGCGGCAGCGCGACAAGAGCGCCAACGCGCTCGGCGAGGCCATCGCCGACGAGAAGCTCCCGCAGGTCGCTCTGCTCGGCGACCTGAACGGCACGATGAACGACCGCGCGCTGACCGCCGTCACCTCGCAGCTGCGCTCCACGCAGGGTGCGGCGGGCAGCGGCTTCGGGTTCAGCTGGCCGGCGTCGTTCCCGATGGCGCGCATCGACCAGATCCTGGTCAGGGGCGTCGAGCCGGTCACCTCCTGGACCCTCCCGGAGACGGGCAGTGACCATCTTCCGATCGCCGCCCGCGTGAAGCTGTCGGCAACCGACTCGTAA
- a CDS encoding MFS transporter, whose amino-acid sequence MPLALLALAVGAFGIGTTEFVMMGLLPDVADDLNISIPTAGHLVSAYAIGVVIGAPLLAAVTARMSRRKVLIGLMVLFVMGNALSALAPDYSWLVAARFLSGLPHGAFFGVGAVVATGLVPAERKARAVSLMFLGLTIANIAGVPAATLVGQSFGWRATFLGVSVIGLAAIASLALVLPRDHAQAPVVGLRGELAALRSLPVWLALGTTVAGFGALFSAYSYITPMLTDAAGYADSSVTLLLALFGVGATIGNLVGGRLADRSMRGTLFGGLVSLVGVLVLFPVLMSTGWSAALAVVLLGTASFVTSSPLLLMVLEKASSAPSLASSANQAAFNLANAGGAWVGGLALAGGFGVTSPALAGAGLGVLGLGVALVAYGVDRRRVAVRGGRVVAGYVPGHAEVPVHR is encoded by the coding sequence ATGCCCCTGGCCCTGCTCGCCCTCGCCGTGGGCGCCTTTGGCATCGGCACCACCGAGTTCGTGATGATGGGCCTGCTGCCCGATGTCGCGGACGACCTGAACATCTCGATACCCACCGCGGGACATCTGGTCTCGGCGTACGCGATCGGGGTCGTCATCGGCGCCCCGCTGCTCGCGGCCGTGACCGCGCGGATGTCCCGGCGCAAGGTTCTGATCGGTCTCATGGTGCTGTTCGTCATGGGCAACGCGCTCTCGGCGCTGGCGCCCGACTACTCGTGGCTGGTCGCCGCGCGCTTCCTGAGCGGGCTGCCGCACGGCGCGTTCTTCGGTGTGGGTGCCGTTGTCGCTACCGGCCTGGTCCCTGCGGAGCGTAAGGCGCGTGCGGTCTCGCTGATGTTCCTCGGTCTGACCATCGCGAATATCGCGGGTGTGCCTGCGGCGACGTTGGTGGGCCAGAGCTTTGGGTGGCGTGCCACGTTCCTGGGCGTGAGTGTGATCGGCCTGGCGGCCATTGCGTCTCTGGCGCTGGTGCTGCCTCGCGACCACGCGCAGGCCCCGGTCGTTGGGCTGCGCGGCGAGCTGGCGGCGCTCAGGTCGCTTCCTGTGTGGCTGGCGCTCGGTACGACGGTTGCGGGCTTCGGTGCGCTGTTCTCGGCGTACAGCTACATCACGCCGATGCTCACGGACGCCGCTGGGTACGCCGACTCCAGCGTGACGCTGTTGCTGGCGCTGTTCGGTGTGGGCGCGACGATCGGGAACCTGGTGGGCGGGCGGTTGGCCGACCGGTCGATGCGGGGGACGTTGTTCGGCGGGCTTGTGTCGCTGGTGGGTGTGCTGGTGCTCTTCCCGGTGCTGATGAGTACGGGGTGGAGTGCGGCGCTGGCTGTGGTGCTGCTTGGTACGGCTTCGTTCGTGACCAGTTCGCCGCTGCTGCTGATGGTGCTGGAGAAGGCGTCGTCGGCGCCGTCGTTGGCGTCCTCGGCGAACCAGGCGGCGTTCAACTTGGCCAACGCTGGTGGCGCCTGGGTCGGCGGCCTGGCTCTGGCGGGTGGCTTCGGTGTTACGTCTCCGGCTCTTGCGGGGGCGGGGCTTGGGGTGCTGGGGCTGGGTGTGGCGCTGGTCGCGTATGGCGTGGATCGGCGTCGGGTGGCGGTTCGTGGGGGGCGGGTTGTGGCTGGGTATGTTCCGGGGCATGCGGAGGTGCCGGTTCACCGCTGA
- a CDS encoding alpha/beta hydrolase — protein sequence MTFVRLSGVPHHIRVDGNGPVCVLSVGLGMAWFDWDPVVPLLAPYRTVVRFDRPGLGLSGHTRAWPTLAGEAERIARVLDAVGGGAPATVVGHSLAGFHCEAFARLFPERTAGLVLVDSSVEEVPLGRRTPEFADACTRACGTLLSVAGVPRLLGPFLRRAAVRVGRHSGGDPAPDDLVRRAYSTSRFLHAVLAENARYRDQAVELAALRGRVPLHAPVTVLAAYEGGSRRWLDRQRVLAEGLGGVLRVSAPAGHLVMLDRPQDVADAILETPVRPSLADGDEGRAQDT from the coding sequence ATGACCTTCGTACGTCTCTCCGGAGTCCCTCATCACATCCGCGTCGACGGGAACGGGCCCGTCTGCGTCCTCAGCGTCGGTCTGGGGATGGCGTGGTTCGACTGGGATCCCGTCGTTCCACTTCTCGCCCCCTACCGCACCGTCGTCCGCTTCGACCGGCCCGGGCTCGGGCTCAGTGGCCACACGCGCGCGTGGCCCACGCTCGCCGGTGAGGCGGAGCGCATCGCGCGCGTGCTCGACGCCGTCGGGGGCGGTGCGCCCGCGACCGTGGTGGGGCACTCGCTCGCCGGGTTTCACTGCGAGGCATTTGCCCGGTTGTTTCCGGAGCGGACGGCGGGGCTTGTGCTCGTCGACTCCAGTGTTGAAGAGGTGCCGCTGGGCAGGAGGACTCCCGAGTTCGCGGACGCTTGCACGCGCGCGTGCGGCACGTTGCTGTCCGTCGCGGGTGTGCCGCGCCTTCTGGGGCCCTTCCTGCGGCGCGCCGCGGTTCGCGTCGGGCGGCACAGTGGTGGTGATCCGGCCCCGGACGACCTTGTCCGTCGTGCCTACTCCACCAGCCGTTTTCTGCACGCCGTCCTCGCCGAGAACGCTCGCTATCGGGACCAGGCCGTCGAACTGGCCGCCCTGAGGGGACGGGTTCCGCTCCACGCGCCCGTGACCGTGCTTGCCGCGTACGAGGGTGGCTCTCGGCGGTGGCTCGACCGGCAGCGCGTACTCGCGGAGGGGCTTGGTGGGGTGTTGCGTGTGTCCGCGCCCGCCGGTCATCTTGTGATGCTCGACCGGCCCCAGGACGTCGCGGACGCGATTCTGGAGACGCCCGTGCGCCCGTCCCTCGCCGATGGGGACGAGGGGCGGGCGCAGGACACATAG
- a CDS encoding protease pro-enzyme activation domain-containing protein, whose protein sequence is MRSNRAAVRAGVSMAATLPLLAGALALGIPAAHASDPAGRETLQGTKPLWATAQADKGATANGSRVSARVYLAGRDAAGLSAYAKAVSDPSSPSYGKYLSAAQAEARFGATKSQVAHVTAWLKSAGLTVTDTTRHYLSVTGEVADAEKAFGTQLHNYTKGKKTYRAPSKTASAPAALNGAVLTVTGLDNAPHKANHADTLPPPDAVFHNAGPFSSYYGSKTATTLPEAYGTKIPYAVKGYTGKQLRAAYGAGGATGKGVTVAITDAYASPTIAADAATYAARNGDAAYGGGQLTQVLPTQYTRTEECGAAGWYGEETLDVEAVHAVAPASNIVYVGAESCYDDDLLDSLGKIVDGHLADIVSNSWGDIEANQTPDLAAAYDQVFQLGAIEGIGFYFSSGDNGDEVANTGTKQVDTPANSAWVTTVGGTSLAVGKGDTYKWETGWGTFKANLSDDGKTWTDFPGAYTSGAGGGTSATVKQPFYQRDVVPSALAKARGQKAMRTVPDIAAIADPNTGFLVGQTQTFPDGTQKYDEYRLGGTSLASPVIAGIQALAQQARGGHPIGFANPAIYDRYGSGLYHDVTDHPTGRDLAVARVDFVNAFDASEGLLTSVRSLGKDSSLKAVRGYDDVTGVGSPAPGYVTSYHR, encoded by the coding sequence ATGAGATCCAACCGTGCCGCGGTACGCGCCGGTGTGAGCATGGCGGCGACACTGCCTCTGCTTGCCGGCGCGCTGGCGCTAGGCATACCCGCGGCCCACGCCTCCGACCCGGCGGGCCGGGAAACACTCCAGGGCACCAAGCCCCTCTGGGCCACCGCCCAGGCGGACAAGGGAGCCACGGCGAACGGCTCCCGGGTCTCGGCCCGCGTCTATCTCGCCGGCCGGGACGCGGCGGGCCTGAGCGCCTACGCCAAGGCCGTCTCCGACCCGTCGTCACCCTCGTACGGGAAGTACCTGAGCGCGGCGCAGGCCGAGGCCCGCTTCGGCGCCACGAAGTCCCAAGTGGCCCACGTGACCGCCTGGTTGAAGTCGGCGGGCCTGACCGTCACCGACACCACACGCCACTACCTCTCGGTGACGGGCGAAGTGGCCGACGCGGAGAAGGCGTTCGGCACCCAGCTGCACAACTACACCAAGGGCAAGAAGACATACCGGGCACCCTCCAAGACCGCCTCGGCGCCCGCCGCCCTGAACGGCGCCGTCCTCACGGTCACCGGCCTGGACAACGCCCCGCACAAGGCGAACCACGCCGACACACTGCCGCCGCCGGACGCCGTGTTCCACAACGCCGGTCCGTTCTCCTCGTACTACGGCTCGAAGACCGCGACGACGCTCCCGGAGGCATACGGCACGAAGATCCCGTACGCCGTGAAGGGCTACACGGGCAAGCAGCTGCGGGCCGCGTACGGGGCGGGCGGGGCGACCGGCAAGGGCGTGACCGTGGCGATCACGGACGCGTACGCCTCGCCGACCATCGCGGCGGACGCGGCCACGTACGCGGCGAGGAACGGTGACGCGGCGTACGGCGGCGGGCAGTTGACCCAGGTGCTGCCGACCCAGTACACGCGGACCGAGGAGTGCGGGGCGGCGGGCTGGTACGGCGAGGAGACCCTCGACGTCGAGGCCGTGCACGCCGTCGCGCCCGCGTCGAACATCGTCTACGTGGGCGCCGAGTCCTGCTACGACGACGATCTGCTCGACTCGCTCGGCAAGATCGTCGACGGGCACCTGGCCGACATCGTCTCCAACTCGTGGGGCGACATCGAGGCCAACCAGACGCCGGACCTCGCCGCCGCCTACGACCAGGTCTTCCAGCTGGGCGCGATCGAGGGCATCGGCTTCTACTTCTCGTCCGGCGACAACGGCGACGAGGTCGCGAACACCGGTACGAAGCAGGTCGACACCCCGGCCAACTCGGCGTGGGTGACGACGGTGGGCGGCACCTCGCTGGCCGTCGGCAAGGGCGACACGTACAAGTGGGAGACCGGCTGGGGCACGTTCAAGGCCAATCTCTCGGACGACGGCAAGACCTGGACGGACTTCCCGGGCGCGTACACCTCCGGCGCGGGCGGCGGCACCAGCGCAACGGTGAAGCAGCCGTTCTACCAACGAGATGTGGTCCCCTCCGCGCTCGCGAAGGCCCGCGGCCAAAAAGCCATGCGAACGGTGCCGGACATCGCCGCGATAGCCGACCCCAACACCGGGTTCCTGGTCGGCCAGACGCAGACCTTCCCGGACGGAACGCAGAAGTACGACGAGTACCGCCTGGGCGGCACCTCGCTAGCCTCGCCGGTCATCGCGGGCATCCAGGCACTCGCCCAGCAGGCGCGCGGCGGCCACCCGATCGGTTTCGCCAACCCGGCGATCTACGACCGGTACGGCTCAGGGCTCTACCACGACGTCACGGACCACCCGACGGGCCGCGACCTAGCGGTGGCGCGCGTCGACTTCGTCAACGCGTTCGACGCGTCGGAGGGCCTCCTTACCTCCGTCCGCAGCCTCGGCAAGGACAGCTCGCTGAAGGCGGTACGGGGATACGACGACGTCACCGGGGTGGGTTCACCGGCCCCCGGCTATGTGACGTCATACCACCGCTGA
- a CDS encoding DUF305 domain-containing protein produces MKFAGWISSVAAAVVVAAGAITFAVADGDDSGMKAPAADSADAGFARDMAVHHQQAVEMSYTVRDHTKDEEVRRLAYDIAQTQANQRGMLLGWLDLWELPKVSADEPMAWMDMSGMPSAGDGSLMPGMATTAEMESLGKLNGKAAEIRYLQLMYAHHMGGVHMAEGCVKRCEVGVERRLAQGMVQAQESEMQLITDLLKKRGAKPQS; encoded by the coding sequence ATGAAGTTCGCCGGCTGGATCTCCTCAGTCGCCGCGGCCGTGGTCGTGGCGGCCGGGGCGATCACGTTCGCGGTCGCCGACGGCGACGACTCCGGTATGAAGGCCCCGGCCGCCGACTCCGCGGACGCGGGCTTCGCGCGGGACATGGCCGTGCACCACCAGCAGGCCGTCGAGATGTCGTACACCGTGCGCGACCACACCAAGGACGAAGAGGTACGCCGTCTCGCGTACGACATCGCGCAGACGCAGGCCAACCAGCGCGGCATGCTGCTCGGCTGGCTGGACCTGTGGGAGCTGCCCAAGGTGTCGGCCGACGAGCCCATGGCCTGGATGGACATGAGCGGCATGCCGTCCGCCGGGGACGGCTCGCTGATGCCGGGCATGGCGACGACCGCCGAGATGGAGTCGCTGGGCAAGCTGAACGGCAAGGCCGCCGAGATCCGCTATCTGCAACTCATGTACGCGCACCACATGGGCGGGGTGCACATGGCCGAGGGCTGTGTGAAGCGGTGCGAGGTCGGCGTCGAGCGACGGCTCGCGCAGGGGATGGTCCAGGCCCAGGAGTCGGAGATGCAGCTCATCACCGACCTGCTGAAGAAGCGCGGCGCGAAGCCGCAGAGCTGA
- a CDS encoding DUF3105 domain-containing protein, with product MGSAKKTESKSRKARIEEMRRAEQARERRNRILTIGASVLVVAGLVAGGAYLIKSESDDKDSAASDSKSTSGKFTTGKDGVKTWSTKLTQNHVTKDVKYPMEPPVGGDHNQVWMNCNGDVYTDAIKNENAVHSLEHGAVWVTYNSKASDADVKALAAKVKKTPYTLMSPVEDQKDPIMLSAWGHQRTVTSASDPNAAKFFETYVQGKQTPEPGAACTNGLSK from the coding sequence ATGGGTTCCGCCAAGAAGACAGAGTCCAAGTCGCGCAAGGCGCGGATAGAGGAGATGCGGCGCGCCGAGCAGGCCCGGGAGCGCCGCAACCGGATCCTCACGATCGGCGCCAGCGTGCTCGTCGTCGCCGGTCTCGTCGCCGGTGGTGCGTACCTCATCAAGTCGGAGTCCGACGACAAGGACAGCGCGGCGAGCGACTCGAAGTCCACGTCGGGGAAGTTCACGACGGGCAAGGACGGGGTGAAGACGTGGAGCACGAAGCTCACGCAGAACCACGTCACCAAGGACGTGAAGTACCCGATGGAGCCCCCGGTCGGCGGTGACCACAACCAGGTGTGGATGAACTGCAACGGCGATGTCTACACCGATGCGATCAAGAACGAGAACGCGGTGCACTCGCTGGAGCACGGCGCGGTCTGGGTGACGTACAACAGCAAGGCGTCGGACGCCGACGTGAAGGCGCTCGCGGCGAAGGTCAAGAAGACGCCGTACACGCTGATGAGCCCGGTCGAGGACCAGAAGGACCCGATCATGCTCTCCGCGTGGGGCCACCAGCGCACGGTGACGAGTGCGAGCGATCCGAACGCCGCCAAGTTCTTCGAGACGTACGTCCAGGGCAAGCAGACACCCGAGCCGGGTGCCGCCTGCACCAACGGCCTGTCGAAGTGA